The Cheilinus undulatus linkage group 21, ASM1832078v1, whole genome shotgun sequence region caACTGTTTAGTCCTACAGTGAAAGACTGCAAGGTGCACTTTGACCCAGAATGTGCTTGACCATCGATAACAGCATCCTTACAATGTTGAAACTGGTCTATATAGGCAGGGCTTCTctgactgagtcagtaacttcactcagggtgcaaaagtacCTAATGCCCTAAAGCATCCAAAAAAACAGTGCTGGCTTGATTGTAAGCTatatcaaatattttcaaagcattccatttttttttacccagaatgcctctgtgtttggtaCTATTTTGCGATGTGAGCTTTGGCTACTGGTTATGTGCTCTTTCGCCTCTAATTAACACTGCTACTACTAGACagtacaaataaacattaatgaaaaaatattgttacagtcttgttaaaataaaggcttttttgtaTTTCCGCCTGTTGAATTATTCCTTAACTCTTCTCTTTCATCAATATTGAAGTTTTCAGGTCTGTTTAAGTTATAATCAAGGGCTCTGCCACTTTACTTTAAAGCTAATTTCCTGCTTGCTGATCACTCGGCTGGTTTAAGTGACATTGACATCCCCGGtaatcacacttttttaacATGTGGTCTCTTCTGGCAcccaaaaagaagaacaaaggcgGTGGctcataaaatgttaaatttaagaCATAAATAAAAAGCTTATCCTCAGACCAAAGGAGATCACATGGGATTCATCCAGCTCTTAGCATGGATGTCAATAATTAAGCAAATATTTAGCATGGAAAAGGGGAAGTGGGTGTAATAAATTAACCAGATAGGGCCATAAACAGAATTATTCCCACCATGACAACCAATAAAATCAGCCTTTGCTTGTCTTCAAAATTGAGTTAATTTGGACACCAGTGATCCTGCTGAGAAAAAGGAAGTTAGCTAAAAATATAAGCTTCAGAAAATAACTGTCAGTTGTTACTCTAAAAATATGATACTTCGGTAAAGGcttaaataaacaaaaccacCAGTTTGTTTCTTTAACTATTGATAATGCAAGAGTCCCAGACAATAGCAGGAAGCCTGTTTCAAAGGAAAGAGTTTTGTTTCTCGGAAGCAGAGAGACACAGCGGTTAAACAGTTGTGGTTTGTGCTTACCATAGACAGGATGACCAAAGCAGGAACAGCCCCCATGGCTACATATCCCAACAGCTCCACCAGCTTGTACCTGCAAGTGCACAacaattaaatgccatttttttctgcttcaaaCAGCAGTTCAGTGTTTGCTATAAACACTCAAGGATGGGAGTTTGGTTTCAGGTTGACTGTGTCAATCCAGTGCACTCAGAAGAGACACAAAGagggagattttttttacctctcATGGAAAAAGAAGACATACATAGATCCCACACAGGCCATGACCCATATCAGCCAGCGCATGTGGCACGCCCAGGGCCCCAGCTCCCTCAGCATTaacctgataaaacacatcagaaaatTAAAGTGTTGTTAGTGAGCTGTGTGCTACCCAACACTCTGTATGTCATTTACAAACACAGAACCCACCAGGGAGAGTAGGAGGCAGCTATGAAGAAGTAGATGGCCATTCTGTCGCACATGTGGAAACGCTGCTCCACTGTCCtacacaaaacaaagcaaaggaGAGATGAGGCTTTGTTACTCATCACACATTAACTGTTGCTAGGCTCCAGACTAATTAACACATCACTATGCAAAGAATTAACCACATTCATATGGAAGGCATCTTCCTTCAGCACAGTGGATCCCAAACTTATATGAAGCCCTCCTACTTTGCACCATATACACCAacataaatacatatatttatatacacaGAAAAACCTTTCTCAAGCAGGTAGgatgtgacaaaaagaaaaaagtttgttcCTTTATAACACCCACCATTGTCTTCATTTAGCAGTCGTGATATCTGTGCAGATTCATGTTAGCTGAACATTCAATTGGAAGCCACAAGCCCCACTTTAGGAATGACTGCTTTAACATCACAGCTGATGCTTTAACATGCTACACACTGTTCTATTGAGGAAATGATTTAAATAGAGGATCTGaaaatatacagtactgtgcagaacttttaggcatgctAGGGCCAAACTTGAGGCTGTATTAGGGGCATTGAGAACACCATTGGGCTGGAAAGAGGATTTACACAACCCTGATCTTGCTctagatgtccttgcatattgccaggggcatgggaaactAATTTGTTGAAAGAATAACAAAATCCacagctttagggtggagtaaggggtggatgtggggTGTAAGCACAAGGTACAGGTTTTAGGGTTGCCATGAGACCCAGGTCAGACTGTGGTTGTCacaagggcccaaaaactgcTGGCGATCTTGGGGTGTACCCCCAAGGGTGAAAAGACCAGGACAAGTAATGCTGTTGAACTTGACCTTGTTGGTGAGTGACACACgtgtgtcaacatgtgtcaagcttgactaaCACCCCCCAGCGCAGCCCCGGGTTGTGGCACATTAATCCTCAGAGCCCTACATGCCTGTGCacatgaatgtatttttaaatactATTTTAATATTCTCTCATTTTCTTTCCTGTCTGTTCTTTCATAATTTTAGCTAGAGCTGTCAATTCctgttttcctttctttccGTCATAATTCTGTAAAGCTCTTTTGGCCAAATTCTTTCATTAATGGAaggtgctctataaataaagctgGGTTGAGCTTTGTCgcttttatctttttatcaGATAGCATTTTAACTAATGATTCCCTGACTAACTGACAACCATCAGTATTGgcaatttttaattaaaaatttgGGCTGTCAAACAGTTGCAATTTTTATTGGCAATTAATCTCTGAATTTATGtagttaatcgcaattaatctcTTTATGTCCCAGTTTGAAATTCCACTTTCttgcattttaaaactgttctttttcattttgtattttgcatTGTCTTACAATAAGGGCAGGTGACTTCCTATCTGGATACagatcacttttattttgaaagaaaacaaggaacttCGGGTTGATGATgaactgaaaaagaaataagggaACAATAGGGAGGTTAATAATTAATTCCTATAAATAAACACATGGACTAAATCAGCTGGGAGGTTTTTGTCCTTCTCTGTTGAACGAAGGAAGTGAAAGCATGTTGTTGACTGAACaaggatgacttttgtgctccttttatcaggttacactgccacctgtaggaggttCCAGTGCACTACAGAGCGAAATAGCCGGACCCACTGTTGAACCAGCTGTGATATCAAAACATAAATTAAGATTGTATTGTATCAGCCAATCTCACTCACAGGTGATTGGTGATCGTTAACAGTTAATGGTTAACTACCTCTGCTTCATAGAATACATagcaaaaatgaaacagaacacCAAAATCCAATGTAGATTACAGTTTCAGATATACCAGATATGTGAAAGCCTGATTTCATAAAAGCTTGTTTCTTTAGAAGATGTGAGTTGAAGATGTTAAGTACTTTCATTACCAGGTCACATCTGTTCTTTGATCCTTGCCCTACAAGCTGTGCTGTAATTAACAAACTGGATGTCTGAGGATGAAGTAAACATGAAATCCTtacaagcctttttttttttttcaaacacacaaacatccacccacatgcacatgcacacaaacagaccGGAGATGGCTGATTTTCCAGGCAGCGGTGTGGAAGAGAGTTGAAGTGACAAACAGGCCGGTGAGACCGCTCCCGTAGAGCCAGGCAGCCACACGATGCCATTGGTCCACGGACAGGAAGTAGAGCACAGATCCACCAACCAGACTGGGGAGAATCCACAACTAGAAAAGATCACAAGGACACAGCTAATAGCTTTGTTCACCCATAATACACACAGAATAGAATCAAAA contains the following coding sequences:
- the mmd2a gene encoding monocyte to macrophage differentiation factor 2a; amino-acid sequence: MDFKKTKFGRFMNSRVPASKRYQPTEYEHAANCATHGLWILPSLVGGSVLYFLSVDQWHRVAAWLYGSGLTGLFVTSTLFHTAAWKISHLRTVEQRFHMCDRMAIYFFIAASYSPWLMLRELGPWACHMRWLIWVMACVGSMYVFFFHERYKLVELLGYVAMGAVPALVILSMVERAGVCELAVGGVFYVVGVVFFKSDGLVPFAHAIWHLFVAAGACVHYYAIWRYLYLPGPLLQTSR